The window TAGCAATTATTTTATCGGTGTACCAATAACTGCTGCTGGTGGCATACTAGCCATACTGACCTTATTCGGAGATAAGATTCCGAATATTATTACCACCGTGGTTTTCATGGCATTGAGTTTTTTAATGGTGAGTAGAATTAGGATACCAAGCTTTAAAGAAATACCTCTTCCAAAATACGGAACGATTGTTACTTTATTTCTAGGCTGCCTTTTATATGTCATTTACAAAGGCACCTATGGACAATTTCCATATTTGATTTACATTGCAACCCCGCTCTATATTGCATACTTGGCGTATCGATTTATTAAAGGAAAAAACAGAAAAGATATCGATTAATAAGAAAAACGAGCCTTTTACAAAAAAAGGCTCGTTTTTCTTATTTTTTAATGCGCCAAAAATGCCAATTGATAGAAGAACAGTACCGCAAAAAGGTAAAGGAGTGGGTGGACTTCACGCCATTTCCCTTTAACGATCTTAAGTAGCGGATAAGTGATAAAACCAAGTGCGATTCCAGTTGAAATGCTTGATGTCAATGGCATGCTTAGGATTACAAGAAATGCAGGAAAGGCTTCATCAAGCTCATCCCAGCGGATTTTTGAGATACTGCCCATCATCAGGCTACCAACAATAATGAGTGCAGGAGCAGTAATGGCAGACAAACCAGACACTGCGCTTACAAGTGGACCAAAGAATGCTGAAAGGATAAATAGAACAGCAACCGTGAGTGAAGTTAATCCGGTTCGGCCACCAGCTGCGACGCCTGAAGACGATTCGATATAGGCAGTTGTCGGGCTTGTTCCAAACATAGCGCCGATTGCTGTGGCAATTGAATCCGACAGCAATGCTTGCCTAGCCCGCGGAAACTTATCGCCTTTCATTAAACCTGCCTGGTTAGCAACGCCAATCATGGTGCCAGTGGTGTCAAAAATTGTAACAAGGATGAAGGAAAACACAACAGCATAAAGACCATGTTGAATAACATCGCTGAACGCAGCGATTGGGTTTGCCACGAGAAGTCCTTCAGGAAGTGTAGGTAGTGAAATGAATCCTTTGTCGAAGGAAAGCTGACCTGTAAAAAAGGCAATCAACCCAGTAATAATCATACCAAAAAACAAAGCACCATTGACCCTCAGCATCATCAGGACAAGCGTGACCGCGAGCCCTATCAAGGCTAGAGCAGCAGACGGGGATTTGAGATCACCGAGACCTACTAGGTTGGTAGGATGAGCAATGATTATTTTAGTCAGTCGAAGTCCGATAAAAGCAATAAAAAGACCAATTCCAGCTGTAATACCGTGTTTGAGATTTTCTGGGATTGCCTCAATTAATTTTTCCCTAAACGGAGTTAAAGACAGGATAACAAATATAATTCCAGCAACAAATACGGCTGCAAAGGCTGTTTGATAAGTGATATCTTGATGGTTGCCGACGACAGAATAAGCAAAGTAAGCGTTAAGTCCCATTCCTGGTGCAATAGCAATAGGATAATTGGCGAAAAGGCCCATCCACAGAGTCCCAATTACTGTGGCAATAATGGTTGCCGTAAAGACTTGCTCAAACGGGACACCAGCATCTGCTAAGATAATCGGGTTAACAACCACGATATAAACCATTGTAAAGAAGGTCGTTATGCCCGCAATTAATTCAGTTTTTACATTTGTCTTATTTTCTTGTAGTTTAAACATCGTTGATCCTCCATAAATACGAACGTTTTTTAGTGCATTATATATATTATTCGTTATTACCTTCATTTTCAAGGGCGAATTCGCAACAAGTCCAGTTTCTCCGTTTGAAAAAGTAGTTTTTTCAATACCTATGTTTAACCTTCACTGTTTTCTCTTGTTCATTCACAAAATTACATGGATGGGCAAAAAACTTTATTTCATACCCCGTTGGGTATAAGATAAAGTCATAGATTCATCAGTCTATATTTTAAAAATCGAAAGGATGGAAAGTATGCAAATAAGCGATCAAGCACGGGACCAATTAATCCCGGAATTAAAGTCACAAAATGCTGCAGGTATCCGTTTGTTTTTCGACGGTTATGGCTGAGGAGGCCCTCAAATTGGAGTGTCTCTGGATGAGCCTCAACCACAAGATAGTGTAAGAATCATTAATCAAATTCAAGTAGCATTTGCAGGGAATATTGAAGGGTATACGGATGACTTAGTTTTAGAATTTATTAAGGAAAGAAATGAATTCACTTTATTAGGAAGAAAAAGCTGTTAAAAAAGTTTTATGTGTAAGTATTTATTATTAGAGTGGCTGCCCCGCGTGCGTTTGTATTAACGTACTTGAGGGTAGGCACTCTATTTTGAGTTCCGAAATTCTTATTATCTTTTTTTTGTCGAAAAACTTTCGGTTTGTTTGGAATTTTGTAATAATAGGGACATGGGACTTTAGCACCGTGAACCTAGTGTTTATACATCGGAACCATCTATATCTAGTAAACTACTTTCAATAGGGGATGAACGCGTATATGAGTACCACCAAAAGCGGAATTGACGGATTGGACCAGCTCCTAAACGGGGGACTTCCGGTTGGTTCAACTGTTTTGGTAGAAGGATTACCTGGAACAGGAAAGACCATTCTTGGCATGCAATTCATTTTCCATGGAGCTGTGGAAGAGGATGAATCAGGCATTTTTATTACATTTGAAGAGTTACCAGACCAGCTTTATAACGAGCTGCAAGATTTTGGCTGGGATTTAAGGGAGTTAGAAAAACAAAATAAATTACGGGTCATCTGTCTTTCACCAGAGGTTTTAATCGAGCAAATAGAAAAGCCAAATGGATTGATCGAACAAATGATTAATGAAATTAATTGCAAACGTATTGTCATTGATAGCATAAGTTTGTATCAATTTGGATCTGACGATTTAATGAAGAGTAGAAAAACAATTTATTCGTTAAGAAACGTTCTTAGGAAATATAAAATTACTTCATTGCTCATTTCAGAATTAAATTCATCCGATCAAGGGAATGTACCTTTTGTGAATTACCTGGTTGATGGGGTCATCAGGTTATCATTGAAGAACCATATAAATGATTTTCGAAAAAGAACATTGGAAGTATTAAAGATGAGAGGCTGCCGGATCCAAGAAGGGGAGCACATCTATCGAATAAGTGAGAATGGAATTCATTTAGTTCCCGCACTCTCGCTTATTGAGGATAAAGCATTATTGAGTAATGAACGGTATAGTAGCACGGGGATAATGAAATTAGATCAAATCCTCTCGGGAGGTATTCCCAATGGTACATGTTTTCTAATTGATACAAATAGTAAAGCAAATTATAAATATTTTCTTTTCTCTATTGTCTGCAATAGATTGGTAGCTGGTGAAAATGTAATCATGTTATTATCCAATTTAATGGATCTATTTGAAATGAGACATTTACTTAAATTATTTGGCGTCTCGATGGATGAGTATGTTAAAGATGGCAAACTCCTTTTTATTGAACATTTTGATCGGCCGATTCCAGATGGCTATGAATCTGCAGTCATCCAAGTCGCAGGAACTGATAATAGAGAATTTGAAAAAACAATAAAGGAAAAATTAGTCCCCATTATTGCTTCAAGCCTTCAAAAAGGAGAAAAGTGGTTCATTTATTACAATCTAAATACGATTATTTCCCAAAGAGGGAAAGAGTTTCTTGAACATTATTATGCTGAGGAGGTATCTACGATTAGTTCAGCAGGGATTACAATGGTTACTTTAGTTAACTTTTCAGAAATAGGAAGTAAAACGGCCAGTTTTCTTGAGCGTACCTCCCATGGGGTTATTAAAACATGGGTGGATGGTAGCTATCAATATTTGCAAGTTCTTAAATCACCACAAGGAAAAATTTCACATCCACTTCTGGTTGAAAATATAATCATGAAACCATTTATAAGATTGGTATAGAGAGGGTCGGCGATTATGAATATGCCATTGCAAATTGAATGTACTCTTTTCTTTCAAGAAAATCCTTATACTTTTGAAACATTGGAAGGAATCGCAATGCGGTTAGGAAGGCATCGAGAAGACATCAAAATAGCAATTGACCAGCTTATTTCTATATCAATCCTTGAAATAATTGGTGAAGGGGAGCACGCAATTTATCGTTATATTCAGCCAGAGTATAGTTATAGGAGGCAATAAACATGTTAGCTGCAGATTTAGAATATTTTCAGGATGTCCAAAATGCCTACGCCGCCTTAACCAATCTACATTGCATCATAACCGATAAACAAGGAAATCCAATAACACAATTAAATAATGATCCAAATGTTTTTCATTTAGTGTACGACCAAGAAACCTTTAAGGAAGTTTTAAATCAGTGGACCCGAGATTTTTCTAAAATCAATAGTGCAATTGTATATGATGCATTACCTGGGGTAAAAGTGATCATTTGTCCAATATCTATTCAGGGGGAAATTGAGTTTTTTATTTTTGCAGGTTGTTTATTAGAATCTACCTCTAAAAATACAGTACAAACCTATTTTGAAAAAATATTGCAGAACCCGGAAAAGGCAAATGCTATATTTACTCTAATTCAAGAATATTCCCCAGATGAAATCCAAGCAAAGCTTCGAAAAATAAACAAGATGGCCGAAGTATTAATAGAGCACCTGGCCACACAAAATATGAAAGCACACTTAGTGGAACAAGAAGAAAATTTGGGCGAACTATTGCATCTCATAGCTGATGGAAACATAAAGGTGACCGCTGTCCTAGAAAGATTTTTGCATGAAAATACTAAGCTTGATTTTGTTGGCTATGCAAGAAAAAAAGGTCATGATCAATTTGTGATTGATGAATGCATTCTTCCCGAAGTGAGTAGTACGCTTAAAGGAACTGTATTTTCGATGGGGGAAGGAACTCTTGGACAAGCAGCTGCAACTCGGATTGTGAGATTTTGGGATCATATGGACATGGATCCAAGAAATTTATTTTTTCAGCAAAAAGGGATTTACCCCAAATCGCTGTTTTGCTTTCCAATTATCCTAGAAAAAGAAGTAATAGGAATATTTTTCGGAGGAAGCAGTCAATTCGTCCGTTTAGAAAATGATATTAGCAGGGTGGGGAAATTAACCTCATCACTCATTAAGGTAATTGAAGGTAATAGGTTCTGGCAGAAACAGTCCAAAAACAATTTAATGAAAATGACTGCTTTAAATGAAATATTTCAAGTCATGACAGATGTTGAAGATGTAAAAAGAATCCTCCTCATTATGTTGGATTTGAGCATCAACCTTATTCGTGGACCATTTGTTGCCGTGATTGCCAAGCAATCATCACGGAATTCCTATGAAATGGTTTCCCGAGGACTTACAGCTGATCAAATTGAGAATTATTCAAGTGACATCTCCAATCGTTACTTTCACAATAAGCAAAACAAACGATTTTATCACCAGCAACCTGTAGAGCATATTACAAGCTGGAGTTCAAAGGTATTAGAAATCCCGATTGCCTACCGGACTGAATGTTTCGGATTTCTTAGTATTGGATTAAGTGAGCAAATGTTGAAAGAGGACGAACTTTCATTTTTAATGAGCCTCACGATAGCGGGTGGTGTGTCGATGCACCTGCTTGAAGCAACAACTAAGGTTAAAATGGGGCAAACAGTCATCGACTTATTGATTGAGCATCAGGAATATATTGACCCCGACCATTTTAAACAAGCTACAAAAGCACGTGAACTCATCAAGGGATTTAGTGGATTTTCCACTTATGGAAAAATAAATACAATTGCAGTGAAATATTCTTGCTATTTTATCAAATATGATGAGCAATTTCTTACCAATAAAATTAAAAATGACTTGATCATTGATATTGTTAGAGAATATAAATTAGTGGCGGACAGCAAGCTGGAATTTTCTCAGGCATCACTGAACGTCCAAGTTCTTTCATTAGTATGGACTTATATCAATGAGGATGAAAATATTGATTTTTTATTAAAAATCAACGGGATGAATCTACCCCTTTTAAATGAGTTTCTTGCCTACCTGTCGCATACAACGGTTGTTGAAAGTGAAATCATGGTGACAAATAAACCGACCGCAAACGAACCAAAAATAAGTAAACACCTAAAGCTATCAAAACGAGAAATAGAAGTAATGGAATTAGTACTAAAAGGTAATAACAATCGTGAAATAGCTGAACGGCTGTACATTAGTGAACATACTGTAAAAAACCATATGACGAATATTTTCCAGAAGTTAGCGGTCAATGACCGATCACAGGCCATTGCCAAAATCTATCAAATGGGATTAGAGCCCGAGGATGTTTCTTAACCGAGACATTTTTGGGGCTTTTTTTTTTGGGGAAGAAGACGTTGGTCTACAAATAGTCTAATAGTTCTATTTTTCTAAAAAGTAGGAATATATTCCTACTTTAAATTTTATCCCAAAAATGAGAATGGAAGGGGATATGTAAATTAATTATTTTCCACGATAATGATAATAAGAAAACAACATAATGATAGTGAAAATGGAGGTAGGAAAATGACCAACCCTTATACTAGAAATTCCAATGAAAAATTGCTTGAGCGGATTAAGGAGAAGCGAAGTGAGTTAATTAACCTTGCAGCCCACCAAGGGCTAACTAGCAATAATGTTGTGAATTGTAGTCAAGAGTTAGATTCATTAATCTATCAAATTTTACTAGTGAATAAAAACGGTAGAAGGAATGAAATGCTAGAGTTAAGCAAAATGGATGGAATTCATGGCTGAGTGGCTATGAAAAGACAACAAGGATTGTGAATTTGTGAGGGACAACCCTTATAACATTTGTTTACGAGGGGGAGGAATATGGGTAAAAAGATTTTAATTGTTGGAGAAGAAATTCGGGTTAGTAATCTATTGAAAATGTACCTCGAAAAGGAATCTTATCAAATTGATACGGATGATAACGGATTTGATGGTTTAGAAAAAGCGGTAAATCAGCATTTTGATTTAATAATATTAGCCATCTTAGTTCCGATGAAGGTTGGATTCGAGGTCCTTGAAGAGTTAAGGCGAATCAAGTCAACTCCAGTTATTATGATCTCGTCCAAATGCGGGGATTTCAATAAAAAACATAGTATGGAATTGGGGGCTACTGACTATATCTTAATGCCGTTTAGCCCTCGCGAAATCGTAGTAAAAATCAAAGATCATTTAAAAAAAGGTGCCTGACCCCCGACGCGGTGGTGTGGTGAAGTGCTTTTGTTTTGATATGTGCAAGGGATGGTCCTCTCTAAGAAAAAGAGAGGTTTTTTGTGTCCTGGCAATTATTTCCCAACGTGTTAATCTAAATTAATATATATGGGAGTGGGATTTTTATCCAAAATACTTAAAAATTTTGAAAATGGTACAAAAGCACCATGAAGCTTTTATCATTGCCAACCTTAGTTGGAAAACTTAACAAAACGTAATGGATACATATTAAAAATACAAATCTATTTCTTGAAACCTAGTACTTTTCTCATAAAAGTATATCTCGACATTGAGATTTTCATAGTAAATAAGTAACAAATAAGATTTGACAATCTTGATTGTGAGTTTGACGGATTTTGCAAAAAGTGGTAGTAAGTAAAAAGGAGTTAATAGAAAAATTTTCTATAAATGTATTTAAATATACCAAATATGGTTGAATTTCGGGAAATAATTTCTGGCTATACCAGAAAATAACCTACTGTGGGAGAGAAGATTCAGGAAAGCAAATGTTGGAAAAGACGACACAGAGTAACAAAATAATGATTAAGAGGGAAAAGCATGGAGTCAAATAAATTTAAAAATTTTATTAGTAAGTGATGATGAGGTTATACATAATCAAATTTTTAAACGCTATTTCAAGTAGCTATAACGTTCAACTGATTCGCTCAGAAGATGTGGTTCGTGAAGTTAACAGGAGTACAAATCTAAAAAATGCGGCAAAAAGAGGAATTAACAATGGACTTAAGCGGATGTCAAATGCAATAAGGAAAAGAGCTAGGAAATTAGGTGAACTTTTTGGAGTATAAGGAAGAGAATTTTTTACAAGGACAAGCATCTTTCTTAATTATTATTGATGTCATTTGTACTTTTGTTTTTAGTATGCTACCGGAATGGTCGATAAAAGTTGTGTTTTTTAATCTAAGTGTTTCAATATTTTCGATTGCACTTGCAGGCTATTGGTGCAAAAGAATTTCAAGTCATATCAGGTATAACTCCCTTGTAAATTTTTTAATATTTATTTCTATGGGTTTTTTTACTGTGACACCAATGTTAAGAATGACAATAAATACTCAGATTTTCTGGTTTTTTCTTTTGTTATACTTATTCGTATTTGTTTATTCCATGATAGAGAGAGAATTGATTTTCCAGTCTTTAGTAATGAAGGCTGGAAAATCTAAGCTTTCAAAAGGGATGATTGTTTTCTTTATCATTATTATGCTAGTTGGGTCATTAACTGCACGGAATGGCCAGGAAATGGTGATATTAAAATTATTAAATGACTATCAAGGCTTATTTTTCGGATCCTGCCTTATATATGTAGTCGGTTTATTCTTCACCTTTTTATCAGTGATTATGCTAAAGAAGCCTGAGGAAATAGAGAAATGATATTGGTACAAAACAATCCATCATTAGTCTACGTATTTATTTGGGATATTGGTTTTTAAAGGAAAGAAAGGCTTTGAAAATGATTGATAAAAATAGATTGATTCCGATTAAACTCTGGTGGATCTGTACGATTTTCCTTGGCATTTCTTTTTATATATAACCTGTTATTTAATTCTAATATATCTCCAATTGTGAATGTAATAGGATTTGATGTTGATAACAAAGGTCAAAACCAGTTAAGGGAAATTTGCTAACGCAACAGATGGGTTATACGCTAATGTGGCAGATGAAAATCAGTTGGGCAAAGACCTTTCTAAACATGACAAACTATCTGATGCTGGAGGGAAAATGATGTCAGGAATAAAGAGACTAGGTGAAATTTTTGGATAAGCAAAAAAGGCTTCCGTTAAAAGAAAGTAAATTGGGTTCCGCTTTTTTTATGATTTATTTTTGTGTATTTTTAGCCAGTGCTCTTCCAGACTGGTCTTGGGATTATGGATTTGTAAATATCAGTCTAGGAACTATACTCTACCTGTTGATTATTGGGTCTTGGGTAAGAAATGATAATTCAAAACGTTTTTTTTCAATTATGAGTTATTGTGTATTATTTACGATGGCTTTTGTTTTTTCACAGCCAATTGTTAGATTGATGCTAATCGCAGAAAGTAAAATGTGGGTTGTACTTATTATTTTGTGGATCGGTATTTTTATTTTCACAACCATGATGAAAGACAAGATTTTTGAATCCTTTTCTAGTCCTGGCAAGACAAAAGCTAGCATTGCCCTTCATCTGTTTATGCTGTTTTTAATTATTGTTACGCCAATTCTTATCTTTGTTGGCAGCTTTTTGTTACAACAGTTTATTGAGTTAGACGCAACTTTTGTAATGTGTGGAATATTGCTATATGTTATTTCTTTGGTTTTATTGGTAATCCTGCCTGGTTTTTTAAAAAAGCCAGAGGATATAATCGTTCAAAAATAAAGAGGGAGCAATTACTTTCTCTTTGTAGATTGAAGTACTTTAATTTAGAAAAAAGTGTGAACTGGCGATCAGAAAATTCCCAATTGAGTAGTTTAAGTGAAGGGGAATTTCATGAGATTATAGAATAGGAATATTATTAAATTAATAATATTATGTTAATTTTTATCATTACGCCAGAATAAGAGGGAAGAGGGATTATGGAGTTATTTGGAGTATCATTAGAAACGATTTACTTATACTCATTAATTATCTCAGGGGTTGTAACGGTCTTATATCTGCTCTTTGGCGATGTTCTTAATGGTGTATTGGACGGAATTTTCAACCCAACATTGTTTTTTTCATTTATCACGATATTCTCAGCAGGTGGTTTTTTAGCAGAAATGTATACATCTTTTCATAGTGGCTTGATAGCAGCCTTTTTTGCAGTAGTCTCGTTTATCATTGTTACCTTGTTAAATGTTTTCATTCTTATTCCAATTTCCCAAGCAGAAGAATCTCTTGTTTATGAGGAAAGTGACTTAAGGGGTAGGATTGGCACAATTATTACCACTGTCCCAGAGGATGGTTTTGGGGAAGTATTAATTGAAAGCATTAGTGGACGCATCTCAAAACCGGCTGTTAGTTTGAAGAAAAATGTAATTCCAAATGGAAGTAAGGTTCTAGTAATTGACGTTGACAATGGAGTGCTTCAGGTTGAACTTTATGAACAGGCAGAGAATTTTTTCTAGGAGGGTGTTTGAATGGAATTTAATATTATCTTTATCGTAGTTGGCATTGTTGTTTTTCTACTACTTGCCCTAATTGGAATTTTTATTACGAAATATAAAACGGCTGGACCTGATGAGGCATTAATTGTAAATGGTAGTTTTCTAGGTAGCAAGAATGTACATTTGGATGAATCAAGTAATAAAATTAAGATCATCAGAGGCGGTGGTGCCTTCATATTTCCAGTATTTCAGCAGGCACGTCCATTAAGCCTTTTATCAAGCAAGCTTGAAGTAACGACACCGGAAGTGTACACAGAACAAGGTGTTCCAGTCATGGCAGATGGAACGGCAATCATTAAAATCGGTGGGTCGATTAGTGAGATTGCGACAGCGGCGGAGCAATTTCTTGGTAAAACAAAGCAAGATCGCGAAAATGAAGCTAGAGAAGTGCTCGAAGGTCATCTCCGTTCTATTTTAGGATCAATGACAGTTGAAGAAATATATAAAAATCGTGATAAGTTCTCGCAGGAAGTTCAGAGAGTTGCGTCACAGGACTTAGCAAAAATGGGCTTGATCATTGTTTCATTTACCATAAAAGATGTTCGTGACAAAAACGGTTATTTAGATTCACTTGGTAAACCGCGGATTGCTCAAGTGAAGCGTGATGCTGATATCGCGACGGCTGAAGCAGAAAAAGAGACGAGGATAAAAAAGGCAGAGGCTGCGAAGGAAGCTAAAAAAGCAGAGCTAGAAAGAGCTACTGAAATTGCTGAAGCAGAAAAACTGAATCAATTACAAATTGCCGAGTTTCGCCGTGAACAGGATATTGCAAAAGCAAAAGCTGACCAAGCATATGACTTAGAGACAGCCCGTTCGAAGCAAGATGTTACGGAACAAGAAATGCAGGTCAAGATCATCGAACGTCAGAAGCAAATTGAGCTAGAAGAAAAGGAAATTTTGCGTCGTGAAAAGCAATATGATTCAGAGGTTAAGAAGAAAGCCGATGCAGACCGTTATGCCGTAGAACAATCGGCTGCCGCACAAAAAGCTAAGCAAATTTATGATGCCGATGCGAATAAATACCGGATTGAAGCGATGGCACGTGCTGAGGCTGAAAAAGTTAGGATCGATGGACTTGCGAAAGCTGATGCGCAAAGAGCACAAGGGGAAGCTGAAGCAGAAATTATCCGTTTAAAAGGGATTGCGGAAGCGGAGGCGAAGGAGAAAATTGCCGAAGCGTTCGAACAGTTTGGTCAGGCAGCTATTCTCGACATGATCATGAAAATGTTGCCTGAATATGCCAAACAGGTTGCGGCGCCATTAGGTAATATTGATAAAATTACCGTCGTTGATACAGGTGGAAGTGGTCCGAACAGTGGAGCGAATAAGGTGACGGGCTATGCAACGAACTTGATGTCCACTCTCCAAGAGTCGCTAAAGGCTTCATCCGGAATTGATGTAAGAGAGTTAATTGAAAACTTTTCAGGAAAGGCAAATTTACGGAAAAGTATCGATTCGGTGGCTCCTGGAATTCTGGAGACAACCAAGTACACGGCTGCGGCAAAAGATACTTCGACAAACGATACTGGTCAAAATAAATAAAAATAAATGGTGCCTGACCCCGGCGATGTAACGCATTAACGCATCGGGGGTCAGGCACCAATTTTTTATTTTGTTTAACCTAACCACTAGCTTACTAGAAACCTATATTTGTATATTGACACAATATAATAAAGCGCTTACAATAATACATGTAACGGGTTACATAAAATTCCTCATAGTTGAGGTGTACATGTAACCATTACATCAGGGAATATTTTTTTAAATAGTATGTAACGGGTTACATATAACCAATAAATAATACCGAATTAGTTTCCCAGGAGGGTGTGAACAGATGACGACGATTAAAGATGTTGCTCATGAAGCAGAAGTGTCTGTTGCCACCGTATCTCGAGTTTTAAATAACGTTGGCTATGTAAATGAGGAAACAAGGAAAAGGGTAGAAAAGGCCATTTCCAAATTAAACTATAAACCGAATGCAGTTGCTAGAAGCCTTTTTAAAAAACAGTCTAAGACGATTGCGTTAATCGTACCGGATATTAAGAATCCCTTTTTTCCAGAAATAGCAAGGGCAATCGAAGATGTTATGAACAAAAAGGAATATACCTTAATATTGTGTAATTCGGATGAAAAAGAGGAAAAAGAGAGAAAATATTTAGAAGTCATGAAGCAAAAATATGTAGATGGGGTCATTATTGTTACTAGCACGTTGACTCCAAAACATGTAGAGGAAACTGGAATTCCGATTGTTGCCTTGGATCGTCCCATTGCCCACAGCATCCCATCCGTATCAGTTAATAACTTTGATGGAGCAAGGCAAGCAGTGCAATATTTAAAATCAATTGGATGTAAAAAAATCGCACATGTACGTGGACCAGAAAATATCATTAATTCGGATGAACGGTTTAATGGATATTTAGCAGAAGTTAAACAAGAACCTTGGTTTAATGAGGAGTATATAGTAACAGGAAATTTCAATGTAGTGCAAACCACAGAGGTAACCAAGAAATTTTTTACCGAAAATCCAGACGTGGATGGAATTTTTGCGGGTAATGATTACATGGCGGTTGGAGTCATCAAGGCTGCGGTTGAAATGGGATTAAGAGTCCCAGATGATCTTGCGGTGATAGGATTTGATGGGATTCAACTTTGTCAATTAACCAGTCCGGAATTAACAACAATGGCACAGCCGATATATGAGTTGGGCTATACAGCTGCCGAGCTCCTACTGGATCTGATCGAAGGAAGAACAGTTTCAAAAATGCACCACGAGTTCGAGGTAAGACTAATAGAACGGCAATCAACTAGGATTATGGGGTGAACAATATGACAAATAAGAAAATTACTGTTATAGGCAGCATTAATATGGATCTTGTCACCAAAACAAATCAAATTCCAAAGGTAGGGGAAACTCTCATTGGTGAGGCGTTTCATACCATTCCTGGTGGAAAAGGAGCAAATCAAGCAGTGGCAGCAGCTCGTTTAGGCTCAGACGTAACCCTTATTGGTTGCGTTGGGGCTGACTCCTTTGGTGTCGAGTTAACAAAGCATTTATACAACCAAAGCATTAATACAGAAAATGTGGAACCGGTTACAGATTGTTCTACCGGAATTGCTTCTATCACTTTATCTAATGGGGATAATAGTATTATTGTGGTTCCTGGTGCTAATTACGCTGTAACTACAGATTTTGTGGCTAAGCATGAAGAAGTAATTGCCAACAGCGATATTTTACTTTTGCAGCTTGAAATACCTTTGGAGAGTGTAATTATGGCGGCAGAACTTGCCCGTAAGCATGATGTC of the Bacillus sp. 1NLA3E genome contains:
- a CDS encoding NCS2 family permease; the encoded protein is MFKLQENKTNVKTELIAGITTFFTMVYIVVVNPIILADAGVPFEQVFTATIIATVIGTLWMGLFANYPIAIAPGMGLNAYFAYSVVGNHQDITYQTAFAAVFVAGIIFVILSLTPFREKLIEAIPENLKHGITAGIGLFIAFIGLRLTKIIIAHPTNLVGLGDLKSPSAALALIGLAVTLVLMMLRVNGALFFGMIITGLIAFFTGQLSFDKGFISLPTLPEGLLVANPIAAFSDVIQHGLYAVVFSFILVTIFDTTGTMIGVANQAGLMKGDKFPRARQALLSDSIATAIGAMFGTSPTTAYIESSSGVAAGGRTGLTSLTVAVLFILSAFFGPLVSAVSGLSAITAPALIIVGSLMMGSISKIRWDELDEAFPAFLVILSMPLTSSISTGIALGFITYPLLKIVKGKWREVHPLLYLFAVLFFYQLAFLAH
- a CDS encoding NfeD family protein is translated as MELFGVSLETIYLYSLIISGVVTVLYLLFGDVLNGVLDGIFNPTLFFSFITIFSAGGFLAEMYTSFHSGLIAAFFAVVSFIIVTLLNVFILIPISQAEESLVYEESDLRGRIGTIITTVPEDGFGEVLIESISGRISKPAVSLKKNVIPNGSKVLVIDVDNGVLQVELYEQAENFF
- a CDS encoding LuxR C-terminal-related transcriptional regulator codes for the protein MLAADLEYFQDVQNAYAALTNLHCIITDKQGNPITQLNNDPNVFHLVYDQETFKEVLNQWTRDFSKINSAIVYDALPGVKVIICPISIQGEIEFFIFAGCLLESTSKNTVQTYFEKILQNPEKANAIFTLIQEYSPDEIQAKLRKINKMAEVLIEHLATQNMKAHLVEQEENLGELLHLIADGNIKVTAVLERFLHENTKLDFVGYARKKGHDQFVIDECILPEVSSTLKGTVFSMGEGTLGQAAATRIVRFWDHMDMDPRNLFFQQKGIYPKSLFCFPIILEKEVIGIFFGGSSQFVRLENDISRVGKLTSSLIKVIEGNRFWQKQSKNNLMKMTALNEIFQVMTDVEDVKRILLIMLDLSINLIRGPFVAVIAKQSSRNSYEMVSRGLTADQIENYSSDISNRYFHNKQNKRFYHQQPVEHITSWSSKVLEIPIAYRTECFGFLSIGLSEQMLKEDELSFLMSLTIAGGVSMHLLEATTKVKMGQTVIDLLIEHQEYIDPDHFKQATKARELIKGFSGFSTYGKINTIAVKYSCYFIKYDEQFLTNKIKNDLIIDIVREYKLVADSKLEFSQASLNVQVLSLVWTYINEDENIDFLLKINGMNLPLLNEFLAYLSHTTVVESEIMVTNKPTANEPKISKHLKLSKREIEVMELVLKGNNNREIAERLYISEHTVKNHMTNIFQKLAVNDRSQAIAKIYQMGLEPEDVS
- a CDS encoding ATPase domain-containing protein — protein: MSTTKSGIDGLDQLLNGGLPVGSTVLVEGLPGTGKTILGMQFIFHGAVEEDESGIFITFEELPDQLYNELQDFGWDLRELEKQNKLRVICLSPEVLIEQIEKPNGLIEQMINEINCKRIVIDSISLYQFGSDDLMKSRKTIYSLRNVLRKYKITSLLISELNSSDQGNVPFVNYLVDGVIRLSLKNHINDFRKRTLEVLKMRGCRIQEGEHIYRISENGIHLVPALSLIEDKALLSNERYSSTGIMKLDQILSGGIPNGTCFLIDTNSKANYKYFLFSIVCNRLVAGENVIMLLSNLMDLFEMRHLLKLFGVSMDEYVKDGKLLFIEHFDRPIPDGYESAVIQVAGTDNREFEKTIKEKLVPIIASSLQKGEKWFIYYNLNTIISQRGKEFLEHYYAEEVSTISSAGITMVTLVNFSEIGSKTASFLERTSHGVIKTWVDGSYQYLQVLKSPQGKISHPLLVENIIMKPFIRLV
- a CDS encoding response regulator transcription factor encodes the protein MGKKILIVGEEIRVSNLLKMYLEKESYQIDTDDNGFDGLEKAVNQHFDLIILAILVPMKVGFEVLEELRRIKSTPVIMISSKCGDFNKKHSMELGATDYILMPFSPREIVVKIKDHLKKGA
- a CDS encoding aspartyl-phosphate phosphatase Spo0E family protein, with translation MTNPYTRNSNEKLLERIKEKRSELINLAAHQGLTSNNVVNCSQELDSLIYQILLVNKNGRRNEMLELSKMDGIHG